One part of the Olleya sp. YS genome encodes these proteins:
- a CDS encoding serine hydrolase codes for MKLLKFSLILITVIVGLVFFGLNTSGTSNMQTSVKSENLADVLLKTIPTKANDSIKKLPLLITDEIKPISDIQNKQLDSLLHAEINANPVWKGLVAKKLMSVAIVDLSDVSNFKYAGINDTHMMYAASLPKIAILLAAMDAIENKELEYTKEVKKDLRLMISKSNNQASTRMIDRLGYDKIEAVLRAPQHKFYDEEVGGGLWVGKRYAAGGKRHPEPLKGLSHAATTMQVCSFYYQLALGNLISTDASREMLKIMRKPGLHHKFVNTLIRIAPKAEIYRKSGSWKNYHSDSALVWGPNRKYIIVALIDDAFGEQIIRNLIKPIEKVLKKSKKLSKEE; via the coding sequence TTGAAACTTTTAAAATTCAGTTTAATTCTTATTACCGTAATAGTAGGATTAGTATTTTTTGGACTTAACACATCTGGTACGTCCAACATGCAAACTTCTGTGAAATCCGAAAACCTTGCAGATGTTTTACTCAAAACTATTCCTACCAAAGCTAATGATTCCATAAAAAAATTACCACTGTTAATTACCGATGAAATAAAACCTATTTCAGATATTCAAAATAAGCAATTAGATTCACTTTTACATGCTGAAATTAATGCTAATCCAGTTTGGAAGGGACTGGTAGCTAAAAAACTAATGTCTGTTGCTATTGTCGATTTAAGTGATGTCAGTAATTTTAAATATGCTGGTATTAATGATACACATATGATGTATGCTGCCAGTCTGCCTAAAATTGCCATTTTGTTAGCAGCTATGGATGCAATAGAAAATAAGGAATTGGAATATACAAAAGAAGTTAAAAAAGACTTACGTTTAATGATTAGTAAATCTAATAATCAAGCGTCTACCAGAATGATTGACCGTTTAGGTTATGATAAAATTGAAGCTGTTTTACGTGCTCCACAACATAAATTTTATGACGAAGAAGTTGGTGGAGGATTATGGGTTGGAAAACGTTATGCAGCAGGTGGTAAGAGACACCCAGAACCTTTAAAAGGGTTAAGTCATGCTGCTACAACTATGCAAGTGTGTAGTTTCTATTATCAACTTGCTTTAGGTAATTTAATAAGTACAGATGCGTCTAGAGAAATGCTTAAAATAATGAGAAAGCCTGGTCTACATCATAAGTTTGTAAATACACTTATTAGAATTGCTCCAAAAGCAGAGATTTATAGAAAATCTGGATCTTGGAAAAATTATCACTCAGATTCTGCATTAGTTTGGGGTCCAAATAGAAAATATATTATTGTTGCTTTAATCGATGATGCGTTTGGAGAGCAAATCATTAGAAATTTGATAAAACCTATTGAAAAAGTTTTAAAAAAATCAAAAAAATTATCAAAAGAAGAGTAA
- a CDS encoding acyl-CoA carboxylase subunit beta: MESKIQTLNDKLEQAKLGGGQARIDKQHAKKKLTARERVNYLMDEGSFEEIGALVTHRTVDFGMQDQKFYGDGVITGYGTINGRLVYVFAQDFTVFGGALSETHAEKICKIMDLALKVGAPLIGLNDSGGARIQEGVRSLGGYADIFHRNVKASGVIPQLSAIMGPCAGGAVYSPAMTDFTMMVEDTSYMFVTGPNVVKTVTNEEVTSEELGGASTHSTKSGVAHVTSSNDIECLEDVKRLLGYLPQSNLEKPADLPYKLDTEIRDELTSIIPDNANKPYDMHNVIKGVIDKDSFFEIHKNYAENIIVGFARIGGKSIGIVANQPLFLAGVLDVNSSRKAARFTRFCDAFNIPLLVLVDVPGFLPGTDQEWNGIIVHGAKLLYALSEATVPKVTVITRKAYGGAYDVMNSKHIGADLNYAWPSAEIAVMGAKGASEIIFRKEIKAADNPEEKLLEKEAEYADLFANPYKAAERGFIDEVILPETTRRKLIKAFTMLEYKEDILPNRKHGNIPL; this comes from the coding sequence ATGGAATCCAAAATACAAACACTAAACGATAAACTAGAACAAGCCAAATTAGGTGGTGGACAAGCTAGGATAGATAAACAACACGCTAAAAAGAAATTAACTGCTAGAGAGCGTGTTAATTATTTGATGGATGAAGGCTCTTTTGAAGAAATTGGTGCTTTAGTCACCCACAGAACTGTAGATTTTGGGATGCAAGACCAAAAGTTTTATGGTGATGGTGTTATTACTGGTTATGGTACTATCAATGGTAGATTAGTATATGTTTTTGCACAAGATTTTACTGTTTTTGGTGGTGCATTGTCAGAAACACATGCCGAAAAAATTTGTAAAATCATGGATTTAGCACTTAAAGTTGGCGCACCATTAATTGGTCTTAACGACTCTGGAGGAGCTCGTATTCAAGAAGGAGTCAGATCGTTGGGTGGTTATGCAGATATTTTTCATAGAAATGTCAAAGCATCAGGTGTGATACCGCAATTATCTGCTATTATGGGACCATGTGCTGGAGGAGCTGTGTATAGTCCAGCAATGACTGATTTTACCATGATGGTAGAAGACACCAGTTACATGTTTGTCACTGGGCCAAACGTTGTAAAAACTGTGACTAATGAGGAAGTAACTAGCGAGGAATTAGGTGGAGCAAGTACACATTCAACTAAATCTGGTGTAGCACATGTCACCTCATCTAATGATATAGAGTGTTTGGAAGACGTTAAACGTTTATTAGGTTATTTACCGCAAAGTAACTTAGAAAAACCTGCCGATTTACCATATAAGCTTGACACAGAGATAAGAGACGAGTTAACGTCCATAATTCCAGATAATGCCAACAAGCCTTATGATATGCATAACGTTATTAAAGGCGTAATTGATAAGGACAGCTTTTTTGAAATTCATAAAAACTATGCAGAAAACATTATTGTAGGTTTTGCCAGAATTGGAGGGAAAAGTATTGGTATAGTTGCTAATCAACCCTTATTCCTAGCTGGAGTTTTGGATGTAAATAGTTCGCGTAAAGCTGCACGATTTACTCGTTTTTGTGATGCGTTTAATATTCCGTTATTAGTATTGGTGGATGTTCCAGGATTTTTACCAGGAACTGATCAAGAATGGAACGGAATTATTGTACATGGTGCCAAATTATTATACGCCTTAAGTGAAGCGACAGTCCCTAAAGTAACCGTTATTACTCGTAAAGCCTATGGTGGAGCGTATGATGTGATGAACTCCAAGCACATTGGAGCCGACTTAAATTATGCTTGGCCTAGTGCAGAAATCGCAGTAATGGGTGCCAAAGGTGCAAGCGAAATTATTTTTAGAAAAGAAATTAAAGCAGCAGATAATCCTGAAGAAAAATTACTAGAAAAAGAAGCTGAATATGCAGACCTATTTGCTAATCCATACAAAGCTGCAGAACGAGGATTTATTGATGAAGTTATATTACCCGAAACCACAAGACGTAAACTAATTAAAGCATTTACAATGCTAGAATACAAAGAAGATATATTACCAAATAGAAAACATGGAAATATCCCTCTATAA
- the accC gene encoding acetyl-CoA carboxylase biotin carboxylase subunit, producing the protein MKKILVANRGEIAIRVMRTAQKMGIKTVAVYSTVDRNAPHVKFADEAVLIGEAPSNQSYLLGDKIINVAKSLNVDGIHPGYGFLSENADFAELCEKNNIIFIGPKSHAIRVMGSKLAAKDAVKDYDIPMVPGTDEAITDISEAKMIAKDIGFPILIKASAGGGGKGMRIVETEAEFESQMNRAISEAVNAFGDGSVFIEKYVGSPRHIEIQVMADTHGNIIHLFERECSIQRRHQKVVEEAPSVVLTPKLRDQMGEAAIKVAKACDYVGAGTVEFLLDENKNFYFLEMNTRLQVEHPVSEIIAGVDLVELQIQVARGEALDITQSDLKINGHALELRVYAEDPLNDFLPSVGHLEVYKIPEGKGIRVDNGFEQGMDVPIYYDPMLAKLITYGKTREEAIQLMIKAISDYQVEGIQTTLPFGTFVCQHEAFTSGDFDTHFVKKHYSPEALKDASDHEAKIAALVAVKQYLKDQKLLRIPN; encoded by the coding sequence ATGAAAAAGATATTAGTTGCCAATCGTGGTGAAATAGCAATACGGGTGATGCGTACAGCTCAAAAAATGGGTATCAAAACCGTAGCAGTATACTCGACTGTAGATAGAAACGCGCCTCATGTAAAGTTTGCAGATGAGGCTGTATTAATAGGCGAAGCACCATCCAATCAATCGTATTTATTAGGTGATAAAATTATTAATGTTGCTAAAAGTCTAAATGTAGATGGTATACATCCTGGTTATGGATTCTTAAGCGAAAATGCAGACTTTGCAGAGCTTTGCGAAAAAAATAATATCATTTTTATTGGCCCAAAATCACATGCTATTAGAGTCATGGGAAGCAAATTAGCAGCAAAAGATGCAGTTAAGGATTACGATATACCTATGGTTCCTGGTACAGATGAAGCCATTACAGATATTTCTGAAGCCAAAATGATAGCCAAAGATATTGGGTTCCCTATTTTAATAAAAGCCTCAGCAGGTGGTGGCGGAAAAGGAATGCGTATTGTAGAGACCGAAGCTGAATTCGAGTCGCAAATGAATCGTGCCATTAGTGAAGCTGTGAATGCGTTTGGTGATGGCTCTGTCTTTATAGAAAAATACGTCGGCTCTCCTAGACATATCGAAATACAGGTTATGGCAGATACACATGGTAATATCATTCATTTATTTGAACGTGAATGTAGCATACAACGTCGACATCAAAAGGTGGTTGAAGAAGCACCAAGTGTAGTTTTAACTCCAAAATTAAGAGACCAAATGGGAGAAGCTGCCATTAAAGTTGCTAAAGCTTGTGATTATGTTGGTGCTGGAACCGTGGAGTTTTTATTAGATGAAAATAAAAATTTCTATTTCTTAGAAATGAATACCAGACTACAAGTTGAGCATCCTGTATCAGAAATTATTGCGGGAGTTGACTTAGTAGAATTACAAATTCAAGTCGCTCGTGGTGAAGCTTTGGATATTACACAGTCTGATTTAAAAATTAATGGTCACGCATTAGAATTACGTGTGTATGCAGAAGACCCTTTAAACGATTTTTTACCAAGCGTAGGTCATTTAGAAGTCTATAAAATACCTGAAGGCAAAGGAATTAGAGTAGATAATGGTTTTGAACAAGGTATGGACGTTCCAATATACTATGATCCTATGCTGGCTAAATTAATTACCTATGGTAAAACACGTGAAGAAGCCATTCAACTAATGATTAAAGCAATAAGTGACTATCAAGTGGAAGGCATACAAACCACTTTGCCATTTGGGACTTTTGTCTGTCAACACGAAGCTTTTACCTCAGGAGATTTTGACACACACTTTGTCAAAAAACATTATTCACCAGAAGCTTTAAAAGACGCTTCAGATCACGAAGCAAAAATTGCTGCTTTAGTTGCTGTAAAACAGTACCTTAAAGACCAAAAACTACTTAGAATACCAAATTAG